The sequence ATTTGGGAAAGAAATTTCAAACTTaacacccttgatgcatgtattgattGAATTGCTTGTCAAATTGTGAAGTTTCATGTGTATTATCCCCAATCTTGTTGATTTCATAGATTAACTTCTGTTGCATGTAAGTAACATGTGTAGATTAAGTGCACAGCTGGTTTTATTGTTGAATTACTGAAATTCGTGGAACCCCTAGTTAGGAATGTCCCAGATTTTGCTAAATTAGCACCATGGATTCGTGCGCTTGTCACTCGTAGGTTTGAAATAGGTGAATTCACTACCCACATCCCACCACGTAGGTTTAATTCTCCCTATAGTTGGTTGCGGTGCTCATTCCCCTTTCCGTTGATCTCTTGAAACGTAGTTCCATGTACTAGTATAACTAGGAATTCCCTGAATTATGCACTATGATGGCTTGTGCCCTAATTTCAAATGCGGACTATAATTTCACTTGCCTGATTTCCATCACAACGACGAGTAGATCGACTTTTACTTGTTGGTATTGTATTTTTACATCGTGCCCTTTTTGGATCGGCTAGCCAATGAGAACTTTCTTGGGTAGTCCTTCTGTTAGGTCAGCCCACGGGTAAGCTTGGCCCGACTAGCCAAACTACGAGTTGTCAGCTGTAGTTGGATTATGCAAGACATTGCTCTCAAGTTGTACAGCCTGTGGTTCATCTTGTGGGGGCAAATTGACCCACTGTTGGCTATCCTTGTACGTCAACCATGTTTGTATATGCCTGTTAGAACCTGAGGCACCCTGCACCCGTTTGTGCCCACTGACAACCATTAATTGCGGCcgacaagactcatgagccggggatggtggaatgagataaTATGCCTGAGCCATCAggctacgttggggtgacgagcctccccgtagtgaccagtgagcaacttaactcgtgagccggggatggtggaatgggacactatgcctgagctgtcggcctatacttgagtgatgaacctccccgtagtgaccgcgagcaagaCTTTAATTGTCTTAAATGGCTTCGTATGATTCAAATTATGGTAATGATAATCCCAAACGGGCCAAGGATCGCAAGAGCCATACGGCCATGACCGCCAGAGCCACGCGATCGCATTAGGGCATTGATCTGTCGGGGTATCTTCATTTTCCCAAATTGCTAGATGAATGAACATAATTAATTAATTCAGCTAACATTTACATTACGTTGCATTAGTTACTTTGACGATGTGGTAGTTGTGGTTAGATTGAGGAAGTGTTGGTCATTCGCGaccgttagatgttgtcgctcgagggagtgttgtggtgagagtatgcatcatatcattgaatCATCCATTTGTATTAACTAGAGTATTTAGGAttctgtgaatgtatgcctttcactAAATTTGTTCCTGtgtatgataatttgtgtaacttattgttaatggtaccactgagttgatcactcactcccactctgggatggtgttttaaaataccaaccaaaacCTATCATAGATGCAGGGATGACGGAGCTGGATGTGGTGGAGGATGCCAGCATGGACGACGAGGAGGAACAGATATATTACCAGACCTTCGGTGGCTCCTTCTAGCTTATGTATGGACATTCGCAGAGTATGGGCTAGGGCCCTAGTCGTTTTGGGACAGTTGCATGGGTGGGACTAATTCCCTATCCTGAATTTTCTTGGGATtgtattttgaatattttacatATTTAGCAGCACTTGTTACTGTTTTATGACTTATTTATGCTTCATGGTTCGCTAAAATCCCCATGGATTATGAGATAATCCAAATGCAATTgaaatctgaagcccattagggcacatgTGGCACccaggaattcgggagccgagttcctactcggcccctgAAATTCGTGGAGTTacaggtggtatcagagcatggttcGGGGTTAAGCTGGGTCTTGGGCAGTGGGCCTATCACAATGCCAttctgacttaggagggagcgatcgaacCTAGTGACATTAAAGGACCCTAGGACTAAGCCATCTGGCTAATCTGAACATTGAAGTCTTAGCCTATGGTTCAGGTATAGAAGGGACTAAGGCCATAAGAAGTGATTTAAATCACTTGTGGTTGGAAATCTAAAGATTGGAGACAATACAACCCAATGTCCAGGAGTCAAGTAGCTAAAGTAGCACGCCTGCGCCTGACATGTGCACTACGCGTTCGATAATTCGATCTAAGGTAGGACATACTCCCATTTCAGTTTTGGCGGGCCAAGTCGTCTCTGCCTTGAGCTTGAGAGACCTTTGGCCTACCTggaccacctaatgaatggcccctTGAATCCAAAAAGGGTAGCCGTCAACGTGAAGTCAACCCTCTCTTCCAAATCCATTTTTTCCACAAGAAGTTCTCTCTCCAAGCTAGTTTTTCAAATCTCATTCTCTCCAAGACCCATTAACCTTTAGGATCTCCccttcaaacccatctccttcaaaaatctctcttttcaccactttattctttttatttttctaagtacttttcatattagacacaactcctaaagctcaaaggatgaagagctataattaaactaaaatttaatagaaatagtaaaaatgtaaataaaatagatttttgaccattaaccttatggaatctcacaaaataacctAGTTTTTTGGATAAAGTGGCTCCtcatactccaaaatcatatatggtatgtcgaataactcattttggtttgcaagAGACACCATTTTCTAACAAAGGGTGGCAAAGCCACCgccaaaatggtgggccaccgcTAGACAGCACAGTGAGCGGAGCGGTGGGGCCACCGCCGGACTGgcgtgtaacaccccatactttctagtactcgagggttaccatgtaatttaatttaatataaatacaaaaaaataatacaatctaaatatatatactatgaaatattatttatatattttataaatatttaaagtttcgtattaaaatgatatgcaaCTATAATCCATGttatatgcatatacttacaacatcattaatataaattatGAACTATAGAATTtgtaatacataaaaataaaaaatactgaaaaaaatttaatgacttatataaaatttaaaacctaACACATATATGAACATACAAATAATATACAAATTAATCTTTGCTTAttgatattcatataatttatatatattaacaatttgtGGTAATATAAACtatatatgacaaaatatatataaaggaaataaataataataataataataataataataaatgatgttaaaaaacattataaaaaatgGTATTTAATATCATAAccgtgtatattagacccttgtaccGTTGATGACAAGTTTAGAGGTAAACTGACCATCGAACCAAGGAAAAACCCACAAATACGATCTGAATCaagtcgtggggcccacctgtacaTTGGATCTGCCTGGTTTTTGGTCAGGAGACCTAATATGAGCCTCAAaggatgatggacggagtggattttccacaaaCCTCTCTATGGGCCCCGTTCTAGTGTGCATGTACACGGGGAGTGGGTGCACCAGCTGTGCATCGGGCCACCATGCTCGGTCAAACCACGTGTACCCGACGATTTCCAAAAATGGGAAAAACTCCCGCCTACAGCTGTTTGAAAAGAGATTCTCTCCTTGCGTTTGATCGACATGCGGGCCACCACATCAATTCAACTAGGAGATCCAGACGGTTCATCTGAACCGGAGGTGGACCCGAACAGACCCACGTTTTCCGTACACGTCTGAGTATCCGGACACGTGCGCGATCTCAGGCGTAAATCCCCTGTGCGTGCGGCTGTTTGGCCAAAAACGGGAACTCCGTTTCTCTCTCCACACGCCAGCTCGACGATCCGAGAGAGGGGAATTCCTCTCATCTCGGACGTTCGTTTGAGGGCATCTCAACCGTCTAAACCCGGTTTCCACCTCAGCAAAGAAAACCACAGACGGTTTTGGTTTTGCCCACCGGATTTGGGGGTGGTTTTAGCTGGGTCAAATCCAGACCATGTAGCACTGATCTAACGGCTCTAGGAGATCCAGGGCTTACAATAAAGGAAGGGAACCCTAAacattgggaaacggattggctactccccctgccaccatccccgtggctggtgatcggtgctctgtgggcccaaccatgatatatgtgtttcatccattctgttcatccatttttacagatcattttattgcctaattaaaaaaatgagcaggatataagtctcaagtggacctcaccatatgaaaataatagtgattgaatatccaccactaaaatcctcctaaggcccactgtactgtttatttgacatccaatatgttgattaagtcatacaggcccagatgaagttaaaaaacaaaaatcatcttgatccaaaacttttatgggccccaaaatatttttaatggtcgaagctcattcaacactgtttcctgtaatgtggtccccttgagattgaaatatacctcattttttatctcataccgtaaaatgatctgtaaaattagatggacagcatggatgaaacacatacatcatggtggggcccacagagcaccgaccaccagccattggctggtgtcagggggagtagccaatccgtttcctaaacattggacgcggatttcctatgaaaggcacgcgcaggaacttcctgcgaaagatgACGTGTTCCAATGAAAACACACCAATTGTGTGAATGACGTGGCAAGTTTAAATCCTGTTAACGGAGACTCTGTTAACGGTGAGAATCGAGCACTACGCAGCGCCTCTTCGTTTCgcatttccttttttcctttttcattttttctctttcttctcctgcCCTTTCTTTCCCTCTAAACCGgaagccaaaaaataaaaacttgcCAAGCTTTTATTTTGAGATACCACACTTTGGCAAGGAGATAATCTAGAACTTGCATACGTTCTCCCATTTGAATAGGTAACTATTTAGAGTTTCCTCCCTCAAATTTtaagagtttttttcttcttgtttttcttttcttttcttttttttttcttttttttttttttttaaatttctgttGAAATCTGAAAATGTAAGAATTTGCTTTTTTCATAGTTTAGGGGCATATAAGAATTTATTATCATCCTGTTTGCGAAAGTTCACATAAATAATGCCTGCCGGTGAACACGCAGGCAAGGTACCACTAACTTGTGGTGAACTACTTTCTTTCCTTCGGATCTACAAAATCTGTACTGTCAAAGTTATAGACCCTAccatgaaaatcataaaatcaagctGTTtttctaatcaggtgggccacattgttgaAATCAACTTACAACTGATGGTTGGACTTAACATAAAATATTGGCCCACCTACTGAACGGATTAGCCTGCTTTTCTGGAAAGCTGGACTTTGTGGTGGGGCCTatcattttcatggtactgatttcctTAACAGGTGCCACGTTTGCAGAAAAGATGGCTTGGTGCTACACATTGTGGTAGGTCCTCTTGTCATTCTAGACCCGGTTTTCTCAAAGATATGGCCCACCTTGGCAAGGCTGGGATGTTCTAACcggacacggtttggctagtcATGCCGCCACCAGCATTCTAGACCCAGTTTTCTCAAAGATATGGCCCAACTTGATCAGTGAGAattatttgtggcctatttaataaATGAGTCAGGTTTGAGCTGATTCTAATCCAACCTgaacccagcccattgccacccctaatcaAGTGAAGCTTCTAAAGATTTTGTATATATGCATTTACTTTAGGAAAATGTAGAAAGTGTGCTTACTTTTTTACTTAAatgaattattttataatttttattcttGGTTTTGCACTTTCCTATTTAAATGAATACACTgacaatttcattttattttttttaatggcacACTGTTACTTTTTCTATTGTAAGAATgtgttgccttttttttttttttttaaagattttttcacTATTGCATATGTATATCTACATTTATGTTTTGACAATTTTATACTGGTAGGTAAATGGATGACATGGGTGCCTTGGATAGCCAAAATTTTCCCCAATCATGTCGAAGGTTGGACTTCAATGTTGAAAAGGAACATCATGTTCAAGAAACAGTACATGAAGTTTTGGTTGAGACGGGTGAAAAATTAGATGAACCAAACTTTGGAATGGAGTTCAATTCTAAAGAGAGTGCATATGAGTTTTATAATAAATATGCTGGGAAGATAGGGTTTAGTGTTCGAAGATCATCGTGTAACAAATCAGATAATGGTATCGTGATTCAAAAAACATTTTGTTGTTATAAAGAAGGTCGAAGACAGGAAGATAAACGAACTGATCAAGTAAAGTATCAACGTCCGAATATAAGAACAGGATGTCGAGCAAAAATGACTATTAGGCTTCAAATGAATGGTAGATTCAGTGTCACTAAATTTGTTGCAGAGCATAACCATGAGGTCGTTACACCATCAAAAGTACACATGTTAAGGTCACAACGAGGTTTAACTGATGCTCAATCAGCTGTAGCAGATATGGCAAACAATTCAGGCATAACACCATCAGCAACTATGGCATTTATGAGCAAGCAGGCTGGAGGTCGAGAGAATTTGGGATACCAACCTGTTGATTACAAAAATTACTTGCGAAAAAAGCGAATGAAAGCGATGGAAAGGGGAGATGCAGGAGCTGTTTTAGAATATTTTACAAAAATGCAAGTAGAgaatccatcttttttttttatgcaatACAGGTAGATGAAGATGATcaaatcaccaatattttttggGCAGATGCAAAGCCGATAATGGATTATAGCTATTTTGGGGATGTGATCTGCTTTGATATTACATACAGGATAAACAGCTATGGTCATCCATTTGCCCCATTTATTGGGGTAAATCATCATAAACAAACAGTCATATTTGGTGCAGCCTTGTTATATGATGAAACAACTGAATCTTTTAAGTGGTTGTTTGAAACTTTTTTAAAGGCAATGTCTGGAAAGCAACCAAGGACAATCTTAACAGATCAATGTGCTGCAATGGGCAATGCAATAGCTGATGTGATGCTGGAAACATACCATCGTCTATGTATCTGGCATATATACCAAAATGCCGCAAAGCACCTTAGTAAtgtatttcatggttcaaaaagttTTGAATATGATTTCAGTAGATGTGTGTATGattatgaagaagaggaagagtttCTAATTGCATGGAATAATATGCTTGAGAAATATGATTTGATGCAAAATAAATGGTTACAAGCGTtgtttaaagaaagaaacaaatgggCTTTGGTGTATGGCAAAAATACATTCTGCGCTGATATGAAGAGCACACAACAGAGTGAAAGCATGAATAATGTTTTGAAGAAATATTTAAGTTCCAAATACAATCTTTTGTGTCTCTTCACACATTATGAACGAGTAGTGGTTGATCGACGATATCGAGAATTGGAAGCTGATTTCAAAATGAGGCAAAGTACCCCAATATTGTATGTTGATGTGGAGATGTTGATGGAAGCGGCAAAAGCATACACTCCGGAAGTATTTAAAATGTTCCAAAATGAGTACAAAAAGTTTCTTAGTCATACAATTCATAAAAGTGGTGAATTTGATACAGTGTTAGAGTTTCAAGTTGTTTGTAATGACAAAGTTGGAGGCCGTCTTGTCAAATTTGACACATCAAACAATACCGTCACATGTAGTTGTAAGAAATTTGAGTTTGTCGGGATACTATGTAGCCATGCACTAAAAGTTCTggattattataatataaaggtGCTTCCTTCcaattatattttgaaaaaatggcAAAGAGATGCAAAAGTTGGTGCTGTGAAGGACCATCTTGGGTTTACCATACAAGGTGATCCTAAGATTTCTTTAGGGAAGCGTTATAGCTATTTGTGTCGCAAGTTTGTTAAAATCGCTTCAATGGCTGAGGAATATAAAGATGCATTTGATTTTGCTGATAGATATTCAGacaaatttcatgatgaattGACAGAGTGTATAAAAGGGATCAAGAAACTTCCATTGATGACATATCAAACTAATGATGAAAATGTAGATGCTGAAATTGTTTGTCATCAATCGACTGACAATGAGCTGCCAATTATGACATCTCAAATTAATGATGAAAATGTAGATACTGAAAGTGTTCATCATCAACCGACTGACAATAAAGTTACTTTCGTTGATAGTCTCCGCTCGCAAATTGTAAGTGGGATTAAAATGAAGCCTAAAGTTGTAGGTGATCGCCGTACATTTAAAAATCCTTTAgataaaggaaggaagaaaaaatcCAGAACCGAATCCATTCAGCTACAAATGAATCAAGAGAGAAATGATTCAACCCAAGCACCAAGTATCTTTCACCTTCCTTCATTTCACCCTTCACATTGTCCAAGTGTATTCTCTCAACTAAGCCAAGTCAATCAGGTATTATGGACATTTTATTTACTAAACATGTCATAACATTTGTTATCCACATTACAGTTTTTTATACTTTGTTTTTTCATACCAGGGTCAAAAAGTTCCTATAGTGAGTCCTTTTGGATTACCAGTAGCTTATTATGGGTACCATCAACCTAATATTAACATATACCAGCAAAATTCCTTGAGCATCAGATCTCAGGtaaatttgagattttttaaaactaaaatataTCATATGTGGTTCTCACAACATGTGCTCATGAACTATGATTCTGTTATTTCTTTGTCAGGGTAGCTTTCTTACTAGCGGGAGTTATTTTGGAGTACCTGGTGGAAGTTGGGTAGCTGGCACCAGTGGATCCATGAATGCACACCATCTGCCTCTTATGGGTGCCAAACAGGCATCAACTGGTAACAACAAAATTATTCGAGGACCAGCGCCTGCCTAAGGTATGAATTGTTTTAACatgtattaattttttttttcttggcacATAAGCTTACAAATATTTTGACTAATGTGTATGGTTTTGTTTTTGTTCAGCATTCTAGTAATTACATATTGAGTTGTTAATTATATTGCAGTTTGGAGGGCAGCGGGTTCGATGTCAATGTTAGCTGCATTGCTGTTTGAAGGGCAGAATAGTTGTTTTGTGCTATGAATGTATGGGGGATTTCTTGGATGCAGAATATGAGATATTGTACTATGGATGTATGGGGTCTTTTTGTTGTATGCAAGTCTACTCACCTTTTGCGCATGTTGGATTTGTTGAATGCGAGGATAGCCCTTTTCCATCATTTCTTGTTGTAAGATGTGGAGCTTACTATTGGTCTTGTGCTAGGGTTTGTAAGGCTATTCCACTTTCGTTCAGAGGTGGTGTTTTTTTGGTGTGTTCGAGTTTGCCCATTGTTGGTTAGATTGTGATAGTTTGTGTGGCAGTTTTGTCGAAGCTGTCTGAGTGCTTAGACCTCTCGCCTATTGTCTTATTTTGTTTGTTTATATTATTTTTGTATACCTCTCTTCCATATAATAGGCATGGTTTCCTATTATTTTTGTACAGTCTGCCTAAATAGACGTACAGGCTATTTTTTGTGTGTAAAGAATGTTATGCAGGAAAGGAAATagaggaaaagggaaaaaaacaaaggaaaatttAGTTATCACTCACTTGGTAGGTGTATGTTATGATTCTTTTGAGTATGTTGTGGGCTTGGTTTCATGAAAGCCATTGTTCTGTtctattgttgttgtttttttttttttttttttgttagttgaTGTGATTAATGTTATTTGTATCATTGAGATATAGAACTCTTTCAAATCTTATTTGAACtcttgggttgttatgttttgcaTTCTAATCTTGTATTAGAAGCTTGATCAGTTTCTATACAAAGATAACTAAATGAAGAATCTGAGTGTGCTACCTTGATGAGTGGCCCATTTAACACATGTTGTGAAAAAAAGATGTGAAATAACACCACCAGATTGATGCAACTAGCACTTGTAACACCGAACCCTCGTAGTGAGCCCTTGCACGCATGTAAATAAGGGGGCTCTTTTTGTCACATGCACCAATGTGTGACAATGTGTGTAGGATATGAGCTCATTTATGAAGTGCAGGCACAAATATCGGTGCTCATTCTCAAGCAAGCACATCCCCACATGCCACATGTATATGAGATCCTGAGCTTTCGATTAGGTGGTTTATATGAGTTAGAAATTTGGCCTAAATTTTAGATCGTTTCACTCTATAGCTATGTGACTATGTTGAAAAAAATGGTGAATAACCATTCGAATGAGAACATGTGAATAATAACACTAAATTGATGCAACTAGCACACGCAACACTGAGCCCTTGTaatgggccctgcacatgtaAAAAAGGAAGTTCTTTTGTCCCATGTGCCAACATGGGACCATGTGTGCAAGATATGAACTCATTCATCAAGTGTTGACATTAACATGGGACCATGTGTGCAAGATCCTGcacaaatgagccacattaactTACTCATTAGTTGCATCCATTTCTTAAATTCAGGTCATCATTTTGGCCTCTTTCATAGAAGCGAACAATTTATTCAACATTTTTCTCATCGGTAACCCGAACTCAATTCTCGAATCAAGTTGAATGCAAGCTATTGATCCATAGCCTAGAATAAATTGTTAAAGTTGTCTAAAGTGGACATTTTTAGTTAATGGCCAAGAAGATAATAGCATTTGAAGAACATTTAATGGCCAAAATGCTTTCTATCCAGATCAATATccaaatgagaaatccaacccgtccatctggtttttcgagctcattttaggagttacaataaaaaatgagtagtatccaaaactcaagtggtccgtaTGAGTTCATATCTTGATGAATGAGTTCATATCCTGCACACATGGTCCGTATGAGATTAAACAGTGGGGAAATGAGTGCTTACCGTCGAAAcattcctaggctccaccttgatgtttatattccatccaaaccgtataTAATGTCATTTttacatagatgaagtgaaaatattaaGAAGCTAAAccgtacaaaacttttgtggcccatttaaatgtttcaacggtggtcactaaatcttcactgtttcctctcggtggcccatttaagttttggatatactttatttttgatcacatgtcctaaaatgagctcgaaaaacagatggacggataaaAAAACATCGCACTGGCTCACACAGAATTTTTGCACAAGTTATTTGCGGCCAAATGCTTTGGCAGGAAATAGAAACCGAAGAGGCGCTCACGTACGTGCTCGAGTCTCACTGTTAACGAGACTCCGTTAACCGGATTTAAGTCTTGCCACGTCACCTATGCAAATGACATGTTTTCATTGGGACATGCGAAGCTCCTGCGcgtgcctttcgcaggaaatccgcgtccctaaaCATTAGGCCACGACTCCTCCCATTGGCAGTCGCTTGAAGGAAAACCACCATCCCTTGCTGCCGCATttgagaaaaacagagagagagagagagagagagagagagagagagagagagagagagggatcggTTTGGGCCTGGCTCGAATGCTGCTGGATGCTTCCAGCAgcagcaaagagagagagagagaagaggaagtgGGGAGATAGGGAGTAGAAAGAGAAGGAAAcggaggagaagaaaagggaagaaaagaagaaaaaaaatagagaaagaggGTGCGCTCGCCCTCTGCCGAGTCCCTGAGTCCCTGAGCCATTTCGGGTTAGGTTGGGTCTATCCATATTCATTGCTGGACACCCCAtcaggaaagaaaagaagaagaaagaggaagagtaatgagggagagagagaaaggcagGATGGTGTAGGCTGCTGCTGTGTGCAGCGCTAGCTCGGCTCGGCCGAAAGAAAGCCCAAACTGGTTGGGTTTGgcaggaaggaaagaagaaagagagagaggaaaaacgGTGCGGCCATGCTGCTGGTAGGGCATGGCCGAACCCAATCTGacggagagagaatgagaaatgGAGAAGGAAAATGCAGGGAGAGATTCATGGTGCCAGACTCACTCGGTTTAGCAGCAATCAGGGCCAAAATGGGCCACCGTTGGGCCGGAGTTTGAGCTGGGTCCCAGCACCTAGGTCGGGCCGTGATATGGGCCATGGGGAGCCACTAATGTGGGCCACGTCTTGAGCCGAAATCAGCCTGAGTCTAGGCCGAAAATTAGGCCAAAGTAATGATGGGCCTGGTTCGGTCCAGTTCATCccaggaaagaaaggaaagaaagaaaagaaagggagaaagaaaagtaaaagaaggaagaagaatggttggttgagccgagtcaacttgGCTGGAACTGTGTCAACTCACCGAGTCAGCCTACTGACCCATTGGCTGGGCCTCTCTAAGCGA is a genomic window of Magnolia sinica isolate HGM2019 chromosome 15, MsV1, whole genome shotgun sequence containing:
- the LOC131226896 gene encoding protein FAR1-RELATED SEQUENCE 5-like — encoded protein: MANNSGITPSATMAFMSKQAGGRENLGYQPVDYKNYLRKKRMKAMERGDAGAVDEDDQITNIFWADAKPIMDYSYFGDVICFDITYRINSYGHPFAPFIGAMSGKQPRTILTDQCAAMGNAIADVMLETYHRLCIWHIYQNAAKHLSNVFHGSKSFEYDFSRCVYDYEEEEEFLIAWNNMLEKYDLMQNKWLQALFKERNKWALVYGKNTFCADMKSTQQSESMNNVLKKYLSSKYNLLCLFTHYERVVVDRRYRELEADFKMRQSTPILYVDVEMLMEAAKAYTPEVFKMFQNEYKKFLSHTIHKSGEFDTVLEFQVVCNDKVGGRLVKFDTSNNTVTCSCKKFEFVGILCSHALKVLDYYNIKVLPSNYILKKWQRDAKVGAVKDHLGFTIQGDPKISLGKRYSYLCRKFVKIASMAEEYKDAFDFADRYSDKFHDELTECIKGIKKLPLMTYQTNDENVDAEIILKVFIINRLTIKLLSLIVSARKL